The nucleotide sequence tgCCACACCCCGATACACTGCTTCAAGCGGCAGGTtgaaccaggtgagggcagccggtGGCCTCGTACCCTGGTGAGATAGAatgcaaagtcagctctggcggactCTGCGGATGAGatttacagtgagatccaatggctagGATGGCAATACTGCATTAAACTATTAAACTATTTTGGCAGTCTACTTAGGTTGTTTCCAATAGGAATATTTGTTCAGATCATTCCAGTCATCTGCTAaacatttatctatctatttgagGTGTCTGCCAAAAAGGTTTCTGCAGATCAGCTTATTTAAGTTCTTCAGTCTTTCTAAAGTTGTATATAAATCGATGTTAAACTCCCCAATTAAATAGCATGTGTCCAACTACTATTTTAGAGATTTATTACAAATATATATATGAAGACAGCTCTGACAGACTGAACAGATTAGATCAACAGAGAGATCCATTAGctaggaaggtggttctgcagtGCTTTGTGGAGAAGGAAGgccatgacaaggcacagaagtcatggtcatccactgcaaccaaggaaggccCCAGTTTGTGGTGTTTGTTCGTGCCACTGGACCTGGACCTCTGAGGTCGAGTGAGGAATTGCCGCAGTGCAAaatcttttccactttaaaaactttccTGCACAGGTTCCGCGTCATCGTTGAACACGATGGACAACTACCACACTGTGTAAACACACCGATTGATCCAAGCAAGTTTACCTGAGTACTTGATGTATGAGTATAAATTTGACAGAAAATAATTATTGTTTAAAGAATGAAGCATAAAATGTGATGCATTTTCTCATATTGTGCTGATTACACGAATTTTAACTTCTTTTCTGTTTAGATTCCTTTGTTGTCTTGCACCTCTCAGTTAACTTTAAATCTTCCAAATATATGTATGTTCCTCCATATCATATCCCTTGCGCTCTTTCTCCAGCTTTTGGCCAAAGTGCTGTGAGTGACTTAGGTTCTAAGCACTGTAAATCCTTCTTTGATACCCAGTTTTTTGATCCTGCATCCTTTTAAGACCCTTCAAAGCCTACTTCTTAAAGGTATTACTCGCTAGTTCCAATCTTTTTATTGGTTTGTTATTCTTTTGGCTGATTATATCTTGTGAAAGAACTTGGGCTACTTTCTCatgctggggaaaaaaaaaacaaatttattaACTTTCTGAAGCTAAATAAGTGCAAAGTCCTACTGTTTGATTTCCTCACTCTAAACGGCAACAGGTAACTCAGTAGTGTGACTTATTGGGTTGGAGATTCTAAGATAATGTTTCCATAGCATCCAAATAACATTATTTAAATAAGAACAGATAATTATAGCAAAGTTTCAAGAAAGACCATCTAATAAAATGCTAAAATCTTCTTGCTATTTGGGGGTAGCAACAACTTGTGTATAGAATGCTGTCCATATGCCCTGGAAAACACTGCACAAGATATTCTTTGAAAATGTATTTCATTGTTTGATTTTTTTGCTGCTGCGGCAGCTGGGGCTTGATGTGATTTCCATTGGTTTAAGTATGGCCACATCCTTTGGTTCACTTCTGGTTGATGACTATCATATTTGCATGGAAGGTCTAGTGCATGTAGTGGTGGTTCTTGGAATCACTAATGCAGTGTTTATTCACAATGTTGTTTTTCCATTAAGATCTCCATGGTGGAACGTTATTGTATTCTCTCAGTGGTTTCCTTGCTTTGAGCCATGATCTAGACCTGGCTTTCATTATTAAGTGGACAGAATTTGCAGGTTTCAGTAAATGAAGGCTTTCCGTATCCACTGGAGTGATGCTTCAATAGTTTCTATCTTCAGTGCTGTATGACAATATGTTGAATAATCATTATCAAATGCACCATTATCATATTGCATAGTTCAAAACAAAGTGTTGGAATGATGTTTATTGTCTGTTTTAGAGTATTATTGTGGATTTTGAGTTTGTGCTTAGTAGAtaagctaaagaaatttagctTCATCTTTGTTTCTTTTTTATTAACAGGATACAGGGATAGGGAAAACAGTCAATGGATTCAGGAAGCATGACGTGATTGGAGAAAGTGCTAAGAACCTAGTCTCAAAGTGGAAGAAGCTTGTACCCCAGGAAGTAGAACGGTACTGTTTCAATAGCCATCTCATCTTAATTATTGGCAATTCTTCATATATGTATGTAATTTATTACATAATAAGCCAATTCTGAAGAAATGTTTAGTGAAATTAGGATTATTTTGTGTTATCATAATATCACAAATATACCAGCTTGAAAACCTCTTCCTTTCATAAATTAACACGGAGAAAGGCATCTGTTTTCATACTTGGCATGTTATAACCTGAACCATTGACTCATTATTTGAGGTCTAGTAAAACAATGTGTTTTCCTACATGGGTATAATCGCTGTAACCTATTTACCGGTATTGGTTAAACTACATAACTTGGACAAgattttgtctgtgttctctgtaccACTTCAATCTAAAGATTAATGCTTAATATCATTCCTTAGTTTTTTTCATCCTTGCTTTCAATCATTGAAGTATGTAATTTTACTACCATCTGTGCttgtcctagtttacattttgCCTTTGTGAAAAGCACATTCCTCATACATTAGCCTGAACAGTGAGTTTTGTCTGTCCTATACAATCTTGAAGATGATTCTAATAACACTGAAAAAAATCCATAAGCAGATTTTCTTTTCAGTTGGATATCACTGAATCATCTGTCTCATTTTTTTGCCTCTCCTCAATATGGAGATCAGATATTGGCCCTTCTGTAGCTTCGTTGTACACTGGGCAATGCTTGTGCCTGTAGTGCCATTGGGAAGGACCTCAGTACAAGAGTAAAATATATTGTTTGTAGTAAGTACTATAACAATGTTAATTGAATTTTGACCCTTCATTTATTGTACATTTGTTTTGTTTAGGTCCACCAATACACTAGAGGAGAGGGAATTTACTTATAATAAAGGGGtctcaaaaaaaaagcacagggaGCCTTCTCCAGAAGATTATAGACAGACATTCCAGACCCCCCATGGAGAGTCCTATGAATCAAACTATGAACATGTTCCTGTGAAAGGGAGACACTCACTTGAGACTGAGAAATCTTACACATACAGTAGTCATGGCTATCAGTCAAAATCCCATTCTAAAGAGCATGTGGAGAGATGGACTAAATCTCCTCCTGTGGAGGATTATGGTAATAAAATTGATTCATCTGATGAAGATGCTGAGCAAACTATGCagccttttaaaagcttccataAAACTCACCAGGACCATCATAGCTCGCGAGCAGAAGTGGGCACGGGTCGTGACAAGGATCACAAATCTTCACACAAAGAAAAGCAGCATTCAGTTCTAAAAGGCGAAGAAAAGTATAAATTATCCTCTCTCCAAATGCAAGATAAAACAGACAAATCTTGCTCAAAAGAACAATATAATCACAGGGACCAAGGGGATTATACTTCAGTAAGTTCCAGTCATAAGAAACCTCGATTACAAACTGAGGAGAATTTTGATGACAGAAAATATAAGCATAGAGGCTCAGATAAGCAGAAGTTTGATCATGATGAGCAGAGAAGTACATTGGACAAGCCCAAAGAAAAACCCACATCGAGTAAACCAAAAGAAGAGGTGGAGTCAAAAAAATCAAAGTCTGCAGAAAAAAATCAGTCTGCTTCTTTCCAGAAGGACTCTACTGATGCTGCAGTTGCCGATGAATTCGAAGAACCAACAATGTCATTTGAATCTTACCTTAGCTATGACCAAccacaaaaaagaaagaaaaagataagCAAGCCTGCTTCTGGGAAGGTTAAAGAGACTCAGCAATTAAAATCTAGAGGGTCAGGTAAATCTACTTCAAAATTAGGTTCTAAAGGCTCAAGCTCGTCCTACGGAGAACAGAATGTTGAAGAAAAGAAGAAAGCTAAAAGACGTCCTGAGGATGTGCCTCATGTCAAATCCAAAAAGGTAACATCAAATAGGATCTCACAAAAAGAACAAAAGTAGAGTTAGAAGTATTTTGTAGAgtgtttttaaaaaagtagttTCATTTGAAAGATCTGGTTGACATGAAAATCTGAAATGTTTGCTGTTTTGAGTTGTTGCATTAATTAAGTGCAGATTTCATAAAATTGCTTTATACGCATCTTGAAAGATATACATTATGTATGGCATATGGTATTTTTGCATGTGGGAAGTGTTAATTGCATCGCTGAGCTTGATCACGTGGGATTCATTATCACAATCCTCCAGAACAACTTGGTCTCTGATGAATGGTCTGGGGAGATAAGGTGAGGTATACTGGCTTGCTTGTACATAGGCCAAATCTGGATCATTATCATTACGTACCTTGTTGTATGATGTTAgacgatcatggtctcatgaccatgattgttcttggtaaatttttctacagaaatgatttgccattgctttcttctgggcagtgtctttacaagacaggtaacccccagctattatcaatacccttcagagattgcctgcctggtgtcagtggtcacagagCCAGaatttgtgatatgtaccagctgcttatatgaccatccaccacctgcttccatggcttcacgtgaccctgattggaggGTGGatggtgctaagcaggtgctacgctGTTctaaagggtgacctgcaggctaggagagggaaggagcatcttacacctcctctggTGGAGAGGTAATTCTACCCCTAGAGCCAAGCTATGATTACACTTAGCCACATCTAGAGTCAAGTGTAATTACAATTACTTTATATGTCTGTGGACTTGCCTTGTCTATACTCTCTCAAGTCTGCACCCAACAGAATGGTCCTGAAGAGATACGTAAAAACAGAGAATAGATAATGAAACTAAAACAAATGTGAGTCTGTTGTATTGGTGGGGTTCTTTGTGCTAGTTTGATGAAGACCCAGCTAAAATGGTACAAAGTTTATCAAGGTCACAGCATGTAGTACACTTTGTTCAGTTGTAAAGGGTGAAGCAGAGTATAAATTGCACTATTAAACACAAAATGGCATCCCTGTAAGAAAAGAAATAAATCTATACCAGCTgtcaactattttcacatttgaaATGATTTAGTACATGTACATCGTTAATTAATCAATTAATCTCCTGGTCTTGACCTCTGAGATCTCCATGATTACACAGATGTGTTTGTCATATCTAAAGTGATGATGCTTCATACCATCAATTCTGATGGATTCCCTCTTTAGTTTGGGTTCCCGCACCTTCTGATCTATTTACTGTCTAATAATGGTTGTTTTGTTGAAACCCCGTCTAGCCACTCAAATCAGTGTTCATTCTGCACCTTTGTCTATCTACCTGATCTATCTCTTTggagatgcagtgcagaataggccgtTCTGGCCCTtcagctgcgccacccagcaaaccCTGTCAACCCGATTTAACCCGAACCCAGTGATTCCCAAATGGGTGGTTGCGTGTCCTAAGGGGGCATTAGGGGAAACAGTAGTTGTTGGGAGGAGGTGTTCAAGAAACTTGGCGGCGGGGGTAGGGGCGAAGGTAAACTGCACCCAAACGATGCACTATAATTTTGAGATCTTGCGTAGCTTGCCAAACACCAGCTCTATCCcgactaacattcagattccaatctgtATCCTTGTCAAAGTAATTTTCGTTGTTGTGATCGTCTTTGTCTTAGCCTCGCTCTTCCTTTGCGTGCCGCTACCATCGTTCTGCCCGTACCAACTTGCTGCCGTTGTCAACATTcgataggcattcccagtttgtattaatttttaattttaattcagCCCCGTTAATACTGGATAAATATGTACTGCTTGATCTTTGAaggtggtgaagccttgaattctaatcctgctaagaaactgAAACTACAGAAAGTACGTCAAGACAATGTATGAAACTACAGAAAGTACGTCAATACCTGGAGTATGGTATTATTCCGTTCCCATCAGATCCGCAATGCCCTATggcttatttgtaatactgtactgtctaatgaagccatgaaaccatcaagattgcaggaacactttcTGAAATGGcgacttatggtattactcaattccagaagatgaaagaagcatttgaaaggcATTGCTCACTtcagtcatttgccaagaaactAAAACTGACCTAATGGCATatgtatggtttatcaaaaatTGAAAAGTTTATGAAGTGATTCTCTTTTGTTAAAAAGCTAACAAATATCATTGGAGGAGAATCAATCTACAacaagctcaaaatgtatattgagaataaaagtattccaattaggaacgtgatttcttgtgcaacagatggagcactatACATGACAGGTCACCATGCTTCTTTATAGGCGcttttgaaaaaagaaattcctagTCTATTGCAacccattgtgtaattcatcatcaatATCTCGCAGCCAGAAACCTCAGCCAGCGACTTTTTTCAAGcttcttgtaatatctgctacaAACAAAATAAAGCTCATCTATTAAATggcagaatatttcaccagttatgccaGGATAATGGGGAAGAGTTTGAGCGtgtgcttcttcacactgaagtgcattggctgtcaaaaggctgctgcttaaaacgtTCCTTtaatctttttgacactgtggttgaatttttgctcaaagtcaacaagagCTTCTACGTGGAAATGTGGCATACCTAGCTGATCTGTattacaaaatgaacattctaaatatgaaactgtagggtgagaatttcaatttcaaAGTATAGTGTCCACTTTTatcggaaaattggaaatgtataATCAAAACAATGGGGGAAGAATGTCTCACAGTTTCCTTGCATGGGAAGTATGGCACTCACTTTCACAGAGTgttttgcaagagtactgcttacatctgcagtcactgaaggattttcagaatcgattcaaggatttgaaccatctggactgggtaattaacccatttctttccTAGGTGGAAGAataggaagagagcttgcaagaagacatgaaaattcagaatgatgatgaagcaaaaatgcttttcaaaattgTCAGCTTTTGTGGtgtgtggctacactgtcatgcgaagtttcctggtctttggagaaaagTCAAACCGCTCTTCATTGTATTGCCACCCTCCTactttgttgaaagaggcttcagtgtagagaaccacatactcacaaaaaaaaaacagaaaccacttggacattgttatatatggggacttaaggcttttgctgtcacaacttgaaccagatatttcaactcttgctaaaaaccatcaagctgaGGGATGACATTGATATCAAAGCTACTGTGTAGTggacaggtactgtgtaagctaggtttaaagacaaataaaaatttaaagcagactcATTTTTCTAGCATATGGTAGGCATGTTTTTATACTATGGGGGCATCAGAGAGTATGTTGTGCCTAAGGGGGGCATTGGCAGGTATGAGGACCTTTAGggggtgttggcaagtatgaacGTGCTTTAGGGACGTTGGGTTAAAGAAGATTGGGAAACACTGCCCTcacctaaacacaggacaatttacaatgaccagttaacctacccagtatgtatttggactgtgggaggaaactggagctcctatGCTCCAGTTAAAACCTATACATTTAGGAGAAGTAATACAGAGGATGCTcgtattgaactctgaacttctgatgccctgagctgtaatagcgtcacactaactgctaagcTACTGTAACCTAAAAACGCTTACTTCAGAGTCTCTGCTGCAACTCTTGAGGAGTACAACTCAAAAGGAACACTTCCATTCACCTTGAATGACAATTAACAAGTGGAGGAAATGTCCTATTcccaacagagaaaaaaaaatcaacacagCCCCTGGGAGGGACAGCTTGCCACATCCATGTTTGTCAGGAGTGTCGCCCGTGGTGGTGGTGCATGGTTCAACAGATCTCCGAGAGCATCatcagtgctggtgatgcaaaaagactaagtaaactcatcaaaaaggctggatccatccttggctCCAACCCGGACTCTTCTGAGTTGGTGGTGGAGTGGAGGTCacaaaacaaactgttatccattatagacaatcaggcacatcctcttgatgacctactgaataagcagtggcaaACCCTTTTGAAAAGGCCCATTCAGCtccgctgtcacaaggatcgttacagaaaatcttccctaccaaatgcaataggCAAAtataacagttcatctctgtgtgacaggagaacacacatcatagtacaatagtctctgttttattattttgtacattattattgtgcagtattgcacattggtaagtTATTACTGTATTATTAtcctgtactttattattagttaatgttatatttttattatttaatattattgctaagtgtgtttttaaatgttgctgctattACGGAataatttcccacttgggatcaataaagtatttattgttattattattacaaGAGGCTGCAAATGCTACAAttcagagcaaaaaaaaaacaaaccactGGAAGAACGCAGTGGGTTGGGCAGCATCAATGCGGGTGGAGCAGGAACATTTCACCAGCTGCAACAAACCCGCCACTAGCCAGATTTTCCCCTTCCACAGTAACCACTCCCTCCACGGCTcctccctgatttatttaacCCTCTGTACCCATTTCTCCCTGATTCTTTCTCCCTAGCGCTAACCCCTACAACCTCAGGAGGAGCAGCACTTGTTTTTCTACATCCTCCCATACCACCATTAAGGGCCTCAAAATAAACCACCAAAGATTCACATGCACCTCCTCCAATCTTCTCTGCCACATTCAGTACTCTAGCTGTGGCCTGTTGTACATCAACAAGATTTAAAGTGCAAATTAGGCAATTTGGACCTTCCACACCCTATTCAATTATAATCTGGAAATCTTCCTCCATCTGTAGTTTAAGGATACACTATAAGGCACTGTTTTGACTGATTATAAATGGTCTGACTCCTGGAAAAACGCAGATGTGAGCCAAACATCCATTGTTGGTGAATAAATGCTTTTTCTGAGCCAAAGGCTTCTTCGGGTCCTTTGTTGCCATGCCAGTCCTATAGATTGCTGTCGGGCCAAAGTGCAGTCATCTTTGTCACTCCTTCATTAGTGTTGGCTAGCGTTCTGTATGTATTTTGCCATAATAGTTGGCAGCTCTCCATGCCTTCataataaatattgagcagcTAGGCATGTGTTACTCAAGACCTCTCCTGGGTTAATCCATGGAATAATATTGCAGTTTACCAATGGACAGCTGAACAACTGTCATACATGCTGTAATCCATTAATAAATGATTTACACTGTCTTTCTCTGGATAATTGTATCATCACCATCATTTTGTAGTCACCAAAATACTGTAAGTCAGTACCCATGGTCGTTAATATATTGTGGGCTACCTGAAGTGTTTGTAGTGTCCAGTCCATTCAGCACCAATTCATGGCAGTTTCCCCTCGAGGTACTAATCTCAGTCCCTTGTCACGAAATAATTTTTGACCAAGATCACCTTTTGTAGCCACAGGACCTGACACGGTAGAGAAAAAAGGGATGGAAGTCATTATCACACTTCATTGTAGAAATGAACCCCTAAAGAAATTAAGTTTGTGAGTTTCACTTCCATGATCGTGCATAGTCCCTTCAATGGATAAAATTTCTCTCAAAATTTAtagctttattttttttaaaaaaggttggAATTCCATTCTACAAGTAACTAATTTAGTCCATGAAACCCAGACATCAGTTTCAGACTGGGATTGCAATCCATAATGCATCTCAAATTTCACactaaaacagcaaaaaaaaaaagaattctaTGCTAAAATTGACTTCTTAGTATTTGTGGTATTTACTTTCTAACAAGGCTAATTGAAGATTTAAAATTGTAAAGAACATCAGATTGAAATTGGctgatggggaagaaatgcacaCATAGAATATGTACATATCTATACTATATATTGATTCAAATCCTCTTCTGATGCAACAGGAGAGGATTTTATTGTAGCCATGCACGTGAGTTGGTTGCCTGTTACCTTGCTAATATTGAATGATAAAATGGGAAAAGTGAATATAATTCTAGTAGTGCTGTCATCAGCTGTGGCAGgatttgaatgccataacctccaaAAAAGATATATCTTGCAACATAGGGGTCAgcagagcttcgcttccagatgagctcaaaccCTTCTCTGCTCGCTTTGATCACTAGAActcccgatgatcctttggtctcagtatctgaagatgacgtgcgagctgccttcaagagagtaaatccaaggaaagcacctggtccagatgaaGTACTGAAGTCCAAATGGCTGGGgtattcacagatatcttcaacctctcactccagCGGTGTGTGCTACCCACCTATTCAAGTAGATTTCAATCGTAGCGGTGCCCAATAAGAGCGTGGTAACCTGTCCAAATGGCTCactcagtggcacttacatccacagtaatgaaatgttttgagagacgGGTGTTGAAGattatcagctcctgtctgaatggtgacttggatcctctccaattcgcctactgaagcaacaggtctacagcagatgctatctcgttggctcttcacacaatcctggaacatctgaacatcaaagatgcatacatcaagatgctgtATATCAATTACAGCTCTGCATTTAACACCAAGTTCTAATCAGTAAACTCTAAGAGCGGGGCCTCAATgtcccccttgtgcaattggatcctggatttcctcaattGTAGACCACAGGCAGTATGGATTTGCAGAAACatctcctccgcaatctccatcagcacaggagcactgtcGTGATATGtatttagccccctgctctactcgctttacacctatgactgtgtggctaagtacagctccaacaccacatacaagtttgctgatgacaccactgttgtgggctgtatcaaagggggtgaatCAGCATActggagggaaattgaaaacttggctgagtggtataataacaacaacctctcactcaatgtcaatgagaccaagaaactgattgtagattttagaagagggaaaccagaggtccatgatctAGTAatcatcaaaggatcagaggtggagtaggtcagtaactttaaattcctgggtgtcactgtctcagaggatccatcctggacccatcatataaatgttattgcaaagaaagcatgacagtgcctctacttcctcaggaatctacagaggttcagcatgtcattgaaaaccttggcatACTTCCatagctgtgtggtgg is from Mobula birostris isolate sMobBir1 chromosome 30, sMobBir1.hap1, whole genome shotgun sequence and encodes:
- the eloa gene encoding elongin-A, translating into MAADGVQEKVLKLQSRLSATQEPKKLLKTLKRLNELPVTVDILADTGIGKTVNGFRKHDVIGESAKNLVSKWKKLVPQEVERSTNTLEEREFTYNKGVSKKKHREPSPEDYRQTFQTPHGESYESNYEHVPVKGRHSLETEKSYTYSSHGYQSKSHSKEHVERWTKSPPVEDYGNKIDSSDEDAEQTMQPFKSFHKTHQDHHSSRAEVGTGRDKDHKSSHKEKQHSVLKGEEKYKLSSLQMQDKTDKSCSKEQYNHRDQGDYTSVSSSHKKPRLQTEENFDDRKYKHRGSDKQKFDHDEQRSTLDKPKEKPTSSKPKEEVESKKSKSAEKNQSASFQKDSTDAAVADEFEEPTMSFESYLSYDQPQKRKKKISKPASGKVKETQQLKSRGSGKSTSKLGSKGSSSSYGEQNVEEKKKAKRRPEDVPHVKSKKMMIDVVPVLPDIPLPNIQPNYRPLPSMDLTPLSPPKRKAVSILSEEDLGFTGRRFNSKMQVYSGSKIVYLPKMMSLFEQCIRVLQNNVDSIHEVGGVPFEILEPVLERCTPDQLYRIENCNPTFVEETDHLWLRHCKRDFKNQDRQEFESWREMYLRLHDEREQKLRAITQSISSAHASKPKGRQAKLAFLNTEVKPPRDVRRRQEKHGTGMSVPAPLRIKMQSQIGNSSSGGGNQSFDGPGPSSSHGSSASSVTIPNSGGGIHESKKQVKKIAPMMAKTIKFFKNRFSRR